The region GCTGTCGTCGTCGCCGTCCGTAACGGTAACCGTGAACACGAAGTCATCCGTCTCTTCAGTACCAGGCGTGCCGGACGCGCTGCTGACCACGGGTGCGGACTGCGTATAATCATACGAACCGTCCACATTGACCGTCAGAACCGCAACCGTCGCTATGCTCGCACTCGAGCCCGTGTAGGTCACCGACCCGTCCGCATTGGTCACCGCATTCCAACTCACGGCTTCCTGCGTCGCAACGCCATCGCCGTCAACATAGATCGCCGTCATCGACGGGCCCGTGATGGAGATCGACTGCACGCCGTCAGCACCCGCCGTGAACAACGCACCCGCTGCTCCACTCGCCGTCGCGTTGTTGTCAACGTCGCCAGTGCCGCCCAGATTGCCGCCGGACTGCGCATCGTCGTCCAGAACCGGCGTCGCCGTCACATCGCTCGCAGAGGGAACATCATCCACGACCTCAACGTCGAAAGTCCCCTGCGCCTTGTCGCCGTCACTGTCGGTCACTTCAAAGGTGACGCCAGTGAGGAATTCGCTGTTTTCGACATTCCCGTCTACATGCTTGACCGGTTGGGACAGGGTCGTCGAGTAGCTGTAGGTCACCTCGTCCGCAGCCGGACCGGCGGTGGCGCCGGTGATCTCGATGCGGATCACTTCCGTAGCGCCACCATTGACCGTGCCGACCAGATCGCCGCTGTTCAGGGCGAAGGTCACGTTCTGGCCGTCCAGCGTCTGAAACTGGTTGTCCAGGCCTGCGGTGTCGACCAGGACGATCGACCCCAGCAGATCGGCCGGAACATCGTCACCGAAGGAGACGATCGCTTCGCCGGAACCGTCGGTCAGGCTTTCCGTGGAGTCTGTTTCGTCGTTGCGCGGCGTTGTCGTGTCGTCGTTGGCAAAGGCGAAGCCGTCCTCGTCCACTTCGAGGTCGGTCGTGCTCTCGACCGTGGGTGTGGAGTCGGGAGAAAGCGTGATCGTCACGGTCGCCTGTGAAGTGTCGCCGTCACCATCCGTAATTGTGTAGTCGAATGTGACCGTGCCTTCTTCACCGTCAATCGGCTCATAGGTGAAGCTACCGTTCGCATTGAGCGTCAGGATGCCAGGACCATTCGTGTCTGTCGAAGAAAGCGAGTTCGCGACAAGCTCAACCGCCGGCGTATCCTGGCCGTCCGACCCGAAATCGTCCTCGCCATTGCCGTTGTTGCTCAACACATTGCCCGTGACATTTGCGTTTTCACCGGCTTGCACGAAAGCATCATTCTTCGCGATCGGCCCGTCGTCGTCGAAGCTGATGATGGAGCCGCTGTTGGTGATGATGTCGATCTGGTCGGCTTCGGTGACCGTGTCGCCGTCGCCGTCGGTCCGGGTCACTTCATACTGAAGCTGCACCGCGCCGGCGGCGTCCAGCAGAAGATCCAGCTCGCTGTCGTGAAGGTTGCTGTCGTCACCATGATCGATCGCCTCAAAGAGCGTCGTCTGAAGCTGATAATTGCCGCCGCCAAGGTCGATGATCTGGATCGTGAAGACCGGATGGCCGTCCGTGTCCTCTCCGGTGATCGTCTTGCCGTCGACACTCAGAGTCAGTTCGATCGCCCCGCCATCCGTGGCTTCCAGGTTGGTCGCCAGCCCATCGCCGTTCGACGGGAAGCCGACGAAGGTCAGGTCGCCAACAGTGCTGTCGCCGCCGTCGGAGCCAAAATCGCCCCCGATGGTGAACAGCGACGTCAGGCCGCCGGACACATTGGTAGTTACCTGACCAAGGCCGGGGCCGTCGTCGTCCATGTTGCCGTCGGCGGTTTCGCCGCTATCGTTCTCCCGGTCCGTTCCTTCGGTCTCGTCAAGCTCCATGACAAGCTCGTCGGCCGCATTGGCAACCGCCTCGACCGTCAGGGTAGGACCATCGTCGTCGAAGGAGATCAGCGAGCCGCTATCCGTCACCAGGTCGATCTGGTCCGCAACCGTGATCGTATCTCCATCGCCATCCGTGCGCGTCACTTCATACTGCAGCTGCAATGCACCCGCATCGGCAAGTTCAAGTGCAAGATTCGCATCGAACAGATTGCCGTCAGAGCCGTGGTCGATCGCTTCCAGCAATGTCGTCTGAAGCTGATAGACACCGCCACCCATATCCACGATGTCGATCGTGAAGACCGTGTGGCCGTCCTGGTCGACACCCTTGATCTGCGTCGATGACACGTAGGTCAGGTCGATCGCACCGCCATCCGTCGCCGAAAGCGTCGTTGCAACCGGATCACCGTTGGTCGGAAGACCCACAAAACTCAACACACCCGCCGTCGTGCCCGCGCCGTCAGAACCGAAATCTCCTCCGGTCGTGAACAGCGACGTCAGGCCGCCGGACACATTGGTAGTTACCTGACCAAGGCCGGGGCCGTCGTCATCCGTGTTCCCGTCGGCGGTTTCGCCGCTATCGTTCTCCCGGTCCGTTCCTTCGGTCTCGTCAAGCTCCATGACAAGCTCGTCAGCCGCATTGGCAACCGCCTCGACCGTCAGGGTAGGACCATCGTCGTCGAAGGAGATCAGCGAGCCGCTATCGGTCACCAGGTCGATCTGCTCCGCAACCGTAACCGAGTCGCCGTCGCCATCGGTCCGGGTCACTTCATACTGGAGCTGCACCGCGCCCGCATCGGCAAGTTCAAGTGCAAGATTCGCATCGAACAGATTGCCGTCAGAGCCGTGGTCGATCGCTTCCAGCAATGTCGTCTGAAGCTGATAGACACCGCCACCCATATCCACGATCTCGATCGTGAAGACCGTGTGGCCGTCCTGGTCGACACCCTTGATCTGCGTCGATGACACGTAGGTCAGGTCGATCGCACCGCCATCCGTCGCCGAAAGCGTCGTTGCAACCGGATCACCGTTGGTCGGAAGACCCACAAAACTCAACAAACCCGCCGTCGTGCCCGCGCCGTCAGAACCGAAATCTCCTCCGGTCGTGAACAGCGACGTCAGGCCGCCGGACACATTGGTAGTTACCTGACCAAGGCCGGGGCCGTCGTCATCCGTGTTGCCGTCGGCGGTTTCGCCGCTATCGTTCGCCCGGTCCGTTCCTTCGGTCTCGTCGAGCTCCATTCCAAGGGAATCGCCCGCATTCGCATCGGCAACAACCGTCAGAGAAGGACCATCATCCTCAAACGCAAACGCACCTGTAATGTCCGCCGTCGCACTGGCCGTATCGCCATCGCCATCGGTGATTGTCGCCGTCAGTTGGATCAAGTTCGCGTTCAGCGTCTCTGCTTCCACACCTGTCTCGACGGGATCGTTTTTGTTGTCATGGAAAATCGAACGGTTCTGCGTCAGAGTCACGTCGCCCGTAGCCGGGTCAACTGAAATCACGAACGCAAGAGTACCGGTCGCGCCTTCCAGATAGCCCTCGATGCTGTCGCCGTTGACGCGCAGCAGAATGTTGTTCCCGGAGAGCGTGTCGTTCAGGCCGCTGTCGACACCGTCGCCGCCATTGACGCTCAGCGCATAGCTTATTGCGTCGACGTCCTGAACGTTGTCGTCGTCAGTGTCCTTGAAGCTGTCGGCGCCGAATACTGACGTGAACAGCGAAGCAAACGACACCGGACCTGCACTGTCGGTGATATCCGAGTCATCCGTCACCAGCGCCGGTATGGTGGTCTGAACCACCTGGATTGTCGGCACATCGTCCACGATCGTGAAATCAAAAGTGCCCACGTCCGTGAAGCCGTTGGCGTCTTCGGCCAGGATCCGGATACCCTCGATCAAGGCATCCAGTTCTGTGGCGTATTCGTGCGGGAAGCCTTCAAGAAGCGTCACGTTGATCGAGACGGTACCGACCGTTTGCGGCGCGATATCGTCCGCACCCGGCGTGAAGTCGATGACCAGTTCGACGACCGGAACGCCGTCAGCAAGGATTGTCAGGGTGTGAGCGTCGACCGACAGTTCATACGTAAAGTCAGCCGTGAGGGATTCGCCGGTGACGTTGGTCGTCATCAGTGACAGATCACCGGTCCCGCCGTTATAGGGGTTGAAAACCACGTCCGTAACGCTGGACGAACCTGCCTGGATTGTCGCAACGAAACTCGTGGTTTCCCCGTCGCCGCTGGGGTTCGTTCCCGACGCGTCAAGGTCCGGATCGAACAGGTTCCCCGGATTCGTATCTCCGGTCGGATCAATCGAAATGATGGTGAGCGGAGTGATGACCGGGTCGCTTTCCTCAAGCAGAAAGTCCGTTGCCAGTTCCTCGCCCGTGAGCTCGGGGAACTGCAGGGCCGTGGGGCCCAGGAGGCCGAGGATGGGGCCGGCGTCGCCGAGGTTCGCGTTGACGACATCGAAATCGCCGCCGGAGCTGTCGGGGGTCGAGGTGGCGACCAGGGTGCCGCCGGGGCCGGCGGCGACGTTGATGCCGCTTTCCTGCAGAGCCGCGACCAGCGTCTCCTGCGGGATTTCGACACCGTCAATGAGGAAGGTCGGAACGTTGAGGGCGGCGTTCTCGATGGTTATTTCGGTGCCATCCGGCTGAATGAAGACGAGGTTCGCGCCCTCGATGATGGCATTGTCCAGAGAAACATTGGCGGGCAGAACGACCTGGTTCTGGTCGTTGGCAGTGAAGACGGTCTGCTGGGAGCCTTCCTCGCCCTCGGCCGCAGGCTGATCCGTGGCTGCCGCGTCTTCCGCGTCAACGGGGGAAATATCCTCGCCATCCGCCTGTGCAACGACGAGCGCCTCACCGGCAGCCGAATCGTTCTCGGCGCTCTGGCTCGGCGCGCCTTCCTGAGGGGCCGTTTCCTCCCACGATGCGGGGCTGGAAGTGAATTCGCTGCTGGTGTTTTCTGTGGACATGATAACCCTCCGTAATCTTAACGGCAGGTAAATCCCAATTCGCGTCCGTTGCAAGAGTTCCTTTACGTAAAAGCATACTATGATATGCAAAAGCCTACAATTTTAATTTAAAGTTAATGGGAACGTATAATTATATATACCCAGTTACTAACCTAAAAAATTACATAAAATTTTAGCATATACCTTCAGTTGCAATTTGCCACGTTTCTGAACGACACGTTAATGCGGTTTTTCTAGCCTCGTGCTCAAACGAGGACAGAACTCCATGAAGCGATTTTCAGGACCGAACCGCGCATTCCGTTTCTGCTTGATTGTGTCGTGCACCCTTTTCTCCGGCGCCCTTCTGGCCGCGCAGGGAAGCGCGGCGCTGGCGGCAGACGACATGCGCGAGGAAGGCCCGGACAGCGCCATGCGCGTTGCGATCACCCTTCGGGGCGCGGACCTGGCGACACCGGCGGTTCCGTTCCCGCAGGAGGCGCAGCAGCGCTTGAGCGGCACTGAGCCGGCATTCATGCTTCCCCGCACGCTGCGGTCCCCCGGCCGGGTGCAGACCCGTTCCGCCCGGATCGTGACGCCGAGACCCAAACCCGTCCGCAGCGCCGGACTTGCGACCGGGCACCTGCGCGAAAAGGGCCGGTCCGATGCCAGCCGGCAGGCCGCTGGCCTGAGTTTCTTCGGAACCAAGGCAATCCGCTTCAGCAACATCGCCTCGGCGAAGGACTGGAACCGGGTGAAGCATCAGCGCATCGGCGGCACCGGGCCGGAATTTTGTGCAACGGATGACTGCAGGGAGCGGGCGGTCGTGCTTGTCGGTTTCTCGCGCTCGGCCGACAAGGGGTCGTTCTTCGCGACGCTGGAAAAGGCCAACCGCGTCGTCAACCAGAATATCAGATACCGGGAAGACCAGGTCACCTACAAGCGCCTGGACTATTGGGCGACCGCCGACGAGACCGTTCGCAACGGCGCCGGCGACTGCGAGGACTTCGCAATCCTCAAATACGCCCTGCTGCTCGAAGCCGGCGTGCCGGCCTCCAGCATGTCCCTGGTCGTTCTCAAGGACCTCAAGCGCGACCTGTTTCACGCCGTTCTCGCGGTGAGCACCAACAAGGGTCATTTCATCCTCGACAACGTGGCGAGCCGCGTCTATCTGGACAAGGAAGTGCCGCACTATCGGCCGATGTTCTCCTTCTCCACGGACAGATCCTGGATTCACGGATTGCCGACGGATGCCGCGCCGCAACGGGTTTCCTCGCTTGCTCAGATCGCCCCGGGCACGGACCGGTCCGCATCTCGGCTGCCTTTGAGCCGCAGCGACTGGTCGGAGATCTATCCGGTCGAGCGTTTCTAGGGTGTGGACCCATAAATGAGGATGAAATGGTTTGAGGCGGATTGCGCGTCCTCAAGAAGCGGAAGCGTAGGAAATGTGGTTCATTTTCAAGCCTTCCGCGACGTAGAGGAGGCGCAATCCGGTCAAATCCGAAGGACATGAAAATGGCTTCACCCCGCTTCGTCAGCGCGCTTGACCGGGCACACAGCCCGCTCTGCGCACCCTTCCTAACGGCGTTTCGCCATTTCTCATGCCATTTCGTCCTCATTTATGGGTCCGCACCCTAGAGGCGAGTTCCCGGAAGATCGTTCAGGAGACCACGAAGCCCAGGATCGTCTGATGCTGCCATTCCGGGGCCAGCAGCGCGTTGATGCTGCCCCTCACGCGGCGTTCGTTCAGGCCGATGGCGAAACCGACGGTTATCGGCTGGTTGCGGCCTTGCTGCAATCGGGTGATCAGGTCTTCCATGGGCGTGTCGATCTGCAGCCGCAGGGATGCGTCGGGGGCTTGCGTGTCCGCGCCGACAAAGTTGTTGCGCACGTATTTGAGGAAGGCCTGGTTCGTGTAGCGCAGCTTGCGGCTCGCCGACAGCGCGAAAACGGGGGACGGGCAGGCGTTGACCAGATGCTGGACGCTGTTTTCGGAGAACCACGACCGCGCCTCCCCCAGTTCTTCGCTCAAGGCATGAATGCAGGTGTGCCTGACGGCGGAGGTGAGATTTGTCTCGTTGAGGTGCGCCTGCTCGATCGCAGCGACGACTTGACCGACCGAGAGCCGGTATTCCGTTGCGATGAATTCCAGGGCCGTCCAGAAGGAGCGCTCCAGCCGCATGGCGCGCCGGCCGTCCGGAACGGTCAGCGCCTTGAAAACGGGGGCAGACGCATCCGGGCGGGCGCGTTCGACCAGCTCCTGGAAGGCGGCCATGAAGTCGTCGGACATCAGCGCTCCGTGAATGCTTCTTCCCTGGCCTTGTTCACCGGCTTGAGGAGGTACTGAAGGATTGTCTTCTGGCCGGTGAGAATGTCGACCGTGCAGACCATTCCCGGGGTGATCATGAAGCGCCGGCCGTTCCGTTCCAGGTAGGCCTTCCTGGTGCGCACCCTGACCTCGAAATAGGGCTCGCCGGTGCGCTCCTCCACAAAGGAATCGGAGCTGACATTGACGACTTCGCCTTCGAGCCCGCCGTAAATGGAGAAATCGAACGCCGAGATCTTCACCAGCGCCTCCTGCCCTGGCACGACGAACGCCACGTCCTTGGGCGAAATCCGGGCTTCAACAAGAAGCTCGTCCGACGTCGGCACCACTTCGGCAACCTGGTCGCCGGCATTCACGAACGAGCCGACGGTGTTCACTTCCAGCGCGTTGATGATGCCGTCGACGGGCGAGCGGATGTCCGTCCGTTCAACGCGGTTCGACTGGCCCCTTTCCGACTGCTCCAGAACCGACAATTCGGCCAGCGCGGCGGTTTTCTCCGTCAGCGCTTCCTGCCGGAATTTGAGATCCAGCTCTTCAAGCTGGAACCTGGCCTCCGCGATGGCGCCCTCGATCCTGGGAATCGACTCCTCAAGGACGTTGATCTGCCCCTGATAGTCGTTCACCTGTTGTTGCACGCGGATGAGTTCCGTTTGCGCAATAAGGCGTTTTTCGGCCATCGGAGCGAGCATTTCCAGTTCCCGCTCGCTGATGACCAGATTGCCCTTCAGCCGGGCGAGGTCCGCTCTCGTTTCATCGAGTTCCTTTTGCCGCTGCAGCAACCGCTGCTCCAGAACGCCGCGCGTGGACCGGAAAGCGTTGCGCCGGGTTTCCATCAGGCTGATTTCGTTTTCGCAGATCTGCGGGGCGCTCGACGCAACGGTTTGCGGACATACAAAGGCCTCCACCGTGTCTCCCGCCCCTTCCACGCTGAGCCGGGCCACCTTTGCCCTCAGTGCCCGCAACTTGGCCTGCACCTCGCCGAGATCGGACGTGGACACCGTGTCGTCCAGCCGGATGATCAGGTCACCGGCTTTCACGGTCTCGCCGATGCGCACGGCGATGTCCTTCACGACACCGGGTTCGGTCGCCTGCACCAGCTGCGTCCGGGAGGCCGGAATGACCCTGCCTTCGCCGCGGGTGATCTCCTCCACCTGGGTAAAGTAGGCCCAGGTGACGGCAGACAGCAGCAGGACGCACAGAATGACCACGATGCGGCGGGACGCCAGCGCCGTGCCGTCCTTTGCCACGATGGCTTCCGCGTTGCTCATGCGGGTTTTGTGGGCATCCTGTTTCATGGCTTCACTGCGCCTGCACCGATCTGGCCTGGGCTTTCATAGCCTCCAGAACCTTGTCCTTGGGACCGTCGGCGACGATGTTGCCCCTGTCGAGCACGATCAGACGATCGACGAGCTCAAGCAGGCTGTAGCGGTGCGTCGAAATGACGAGCGAGACGTCCGGACCGAATATGCGCGCGAGGTTTCCGATCAGCCGGCGTTCGGTCGCCAGATCAAGCGAGCCCGACGGCTCGTCCAGAAACACGATTTTCGGCTTGGCCAGCAGAAGCCGGGTCAAGGCGACCGCCTGGCGCTGACCGCCGGACAGGCTCGATCCGCGTTCGCCAACCATGAGATCGTATCCTCGCGGGTGCTGCATGGCAAACTCGTCGACGCCCGTCTTCTGGGCGGCCTCGATGAGTTCCTGGTCGCTTGCACCGGGGTTCGCCAGTTGCAGATTGTATTTCAACGTGCCCGTAAACAGATCGACCGTCTGGCCGACATAGGCGATCGCAGACCGCAGCTCCGCCGGGTGGTACTGGCGGGCATCGATGCCGTTGATGAGGATACGCCCGTCCGCCGGACTGTAGAGATTCGTGAGGATCCGCCCGAGCGTCGTCTTGCCCGAGCCGATCTTGCCGATAATCCCGACCCGCTCCCCCGTCTTCACGGCAAACGAGACCTTGTTCAAGACATCGGTATCCGTTCGCGGGTACCTGAAGGTCACATTCTGAAAGGCAAAGTCGCCGGACACGACCGGCCTGTTCACGAAACCGATTCCCGAGGGTCGTTCTTCGGACTGCGACATGATGCCGTCAAGGATCTTCAGCGACAGGATGGCCTGCTTCAGACGGGCCAGCGTCATCGCGATCTGGGAAAGCGGGGCCACTGTCCGGCTGGACAGCATGACGGTTGCGATGATCGCACCGGTGGTCAGATTGCCTTCGGAAAATTCGTAAGCCCCGGCAATCACCACGAATACGGACACCAGTTGCTGGATGAGCTGGGTCAGATTGAGCACGCCCGAGGACAAACCCTTGATTTCCTCGGATGTGCCGGAGGCGTTTTTCGTCAGCAAGGTCCAGTTTGCCAGCAGCGCGGCTTCCGCGCGCAGGGACTTGATGGTCTCGAGCGTGGAAAGGGATTCCACCAGAAGGGACTGGCGCTGCGACGACTCGTTTGCCGCACGCGCCACCTTGCGGCCGATCCGGGCCTGGGCCACCAGCCCGACAGCGGTCGCCAGCACAAAGGCGATCGCCGGGATGATGAACAGCCAGCCCGCGACCAGATAAATCACCACCAGGAAGACGAAGATGAACAGGGCATCAATCAGCGTTACCAGCGTGTTCGACGCGAAAAACTCCCGCACGAACTCGATCTGGCTGATTCGGCTGGCATACTCCCCGGTCGAGGAGGAGGCCTCCTCCAGCTTGGAGTGCAAGACCTTGTCGAACAGCCGGTAGGACAGATTGCGGTCGAGCTCGCGGGCGGTCTTGTCGATAATGGACGAGCGCGCGGTCCGCAGCAGAAAATCGAACACCATCGCCAGGCCGACGCCGACGGCCAGGGCCAGCAGGGTCGATGTCGCCTTGTTCGGCAAAACGCGGTCATAGACGTTCATGATGAACAGCGGCGAGGCCAGCGCCAGCGTGTTGATGAAGAAAGCCGCAACGCCGATGCTCACATAGCCGCGCCAGAAGCGCTGCATGGGGCCGAAAAGCCAGTGGTTGCGCTCGATCCGCGTCGACCCTTCCGCAGTGGCCCGCGCCGCGTCATTCAGGTAAACGAGGAAGAGCGAAAACGTCCCCAGAACACGGCGGTTCCCCGCCATGGGCGCAACAGGCTTGGCCGGTTCAAACTGGAACGTTCCGTCGTCGTACCAGACCAGGCACGGATAATGCGAGGCATCCGACATATGCCGGGTGCCGGGGGAAAAACGCGCTTCGACGCCTATCCGCTCCAGCAGCCAGACGATATTGTCGGCAATATCGGTCTGAAACTCGGGCACACC is a window of Roseibium salinum DNA encoding:
- a CDS encoding transglutaminase-like cysteine peptidase, which codes for MKRFSGPNRAFRFCLIVSCTLFSGALLAAQGSAALAADDMREEGPDSAMRVAITLRGADLATPAVPFPQEAQQRLSGTEPAFMLPRTLRSPGRVQTRSARIVTPRPKPVRSAGLATGHLREKGRSDASRQAAGLSFFGTKAIRFSNIASAKDWNRVKHQRIGGTGPEFCATDDCRERAVVLVGFSRSADKGSFFATLEKANRVVNQNIRYREDQVTYKRLDYWATADETVRNGAGDCEDFAILKYALLLEAGVPASSMSLVVLKDLKRDLFHAVLAVSTNKGHFILDNVASRVYLDKEVPHYRPMFSFSTDRSWIHGLPTDAAPQRVSSLAQIAPGTDRSASRLPLSRSDWSEIYPVERF
- a CDS encoding ribbon-helix-helix domain-containing protein — its product is MSDDFMAAFQELVERARPDASAPVFKALTVPDGRRAMRLERSFWTALEFIATEYRLSVGQVVAAIEQAHLNETNLTSAVRHTCIHALSEELGEARSWFSENSVQHLVNACPSPVFALSASRKLRYTNQAFLKYVRNNFVGADTQAPDASLRLQIDTPMEDLITRLQQGRNQPITVGFAIGLNERRVRGSINALLAPEWQHQTILGFVVS
- a CDS encoding HlyD family type I secretion periplasmic adaptor subunit, whose protein sequence is MKQDAHKTRMSNAEAIVAKDGTALASRRIVVILCVLLLSAVTWAYFTQVEEITRGEGRVIPASRTQLVQATEPGVVKDIAVRIGETVKAGDLIIRLDDTVSTSDLGEVQAKLRALRAKVARLSVEGAGDTVEAFVCPQTVASSAPQICENEISLMETRRNAFRSTRGVLEQRLLQRQKELDETRADLARLKGNLVISERELEMLAPMAEKRLIAQTELIRVQQQVNDYQGQINVLEESIPRIEGAIAEARFQLEELDLKFRQEALTEKTAALAELSVLEQSERGQSNRVERTDIRSPVDGIINALEVNTVGSFVNAGDQVAEVVPTSDELLVEARISPKDVAFVVPGQEALVKISAFDFSIYGGLEGEVVNVSSDSFVEERTGEPYFEVRVRTRKAYLERNGRRFMITPGMVCTVDILTGQKTILQYLLKPVNKAREEAFTER